A window of Blastomonas sp. SL216 contains these coding sequences:
- a CDS encoding Imm63 family immunity protein, translating to MSEAIPLLGGCLLLFVLPIFLIARAARARLWWLALLWFLSPLVVLMAVLLEEMARKSGDAAIRPENVQATVGFVIGLGIIPWAIIWSLGMAIALMLRRRLAPVAQPMPTADAGLPMSVATPAPDAPRPPAIFQGMTTQDLHERVRDLASQHGWTERLLPVSYARDHDTPYVEVDHRGFHMATYDRGQAYGERETQDLEEMLYWVADQVTYYMASEEVARGISHFDEFAPRLLARQDSMLAAMNPEWHQRWLGDAACHAAFYRRKTQTS from the coding sequence ATGAGCGAGGCCATCCCGTTGCTGGGCGGGTGCCTTCTGCTTTTCGTCCTGCCGATTTTTCTTATCGCGCGCGCCGCTCGTGCCAGGCTCTGGTGGCTCGCGCTCCTCTGGTTCCTTTCTCCGCTCGTGGTGCTGATGGCAGTGCTACTCGAGGAGATGGCGCGCAAATCCGGCGATGCGGCAATACGGCCGGAGAATGTGCAGGCGACGGTCGGTTTTGTCATCGGGCTCGGCATCATCCCCTGGGCGATCATCTGGTCGCTCGGGATGGCGATTGCCTTGATGCTGCGGCGGCGCCTGGCCCCGGTAGCCCAGCCGATGCCGACCGCTGATGCCGGGCTGCCCATGTCGGTAGCCACTCCGGCACCCGATGCGCCTCGGCCGCCTGCCATATTTCAGGGCATGACCACGCAAGACCTTCACGAGCGCGTCCGTGATCTGGCAAGCCAGCATGGGTGGACCGAGCGCCTGTTGCCGGTCTCTTATGCGCGCGACCATGACACGCCCTATGTCGAAGTCGATCATCGCGGCTTTCACATGGCCACCTATGATCGCGGCCAGGCTTATGGCGAGCGCGAGACGCAAGACCTGGAGGAGATGCTGTACTGGGTCGCCGATCAGGTCACCTATTACATGGCGAGCGAGGAGGTGGCGCGCGGCATCAGCCATTTTGACGAGTTCGCACCCCGGCTGCTGGCGCGACAGGACAGCATGCTTGCCGCAATGAACCCCGAATGGCATCAGCGCTGGCTTGGCGATGCGGCATGCCATGCCGCTTTCTATCGACGAAAGACACAGACATCATGA